CGAGCAGGGCGCATCCCGCGATCAGCGCGGCGAGCACGCTGCGCAGCGCGACCAGGGACCAGGGGCCGAAGCTCTCCAGGCCCCACACCGTCGAGGGGAAGGTCAGGGAGAAGGCGAGGACACCGAGTCCGGCGAGCACGACCCCGCTTCCGGGACCGCGACGCCTCACCGAGGGCCGACCTGTGTCGACCGCTACCGCAGTCCGGTTGATAGCGCTATTCTGTGCTGTCATGCACGAGCGTAGCAGCGTGTCCGAACTGGCGAGATCCCTGCGGAGCGAGGTGAACCGCTACTCGCCGGGTGAGAAGCTGCCGTCGAGTCGTGCGCTAGTCGAACGTTTCAGGGTGAGCCCGGTGACGGTCTCCCGGGCCGTCTCGCAGCTCGTCTCCGAAGGCCTGGTCGTCACCCGGCCCGGTTCCGGAGCCTTCCGGGCCGAGACGGACGCCGCCGCCCCCGCCCCGGGCGACACCTCCTGGCAGGAGGTCTCGCTCAGCGGGGACGGCGGCCCCGAGGTCGTACCGCGCACCGTCGACGCGTCGGGCGTCCTGGTCACCCTCGCCGCACCGCCACCCGGGGTGATCGAGTTCAACGGCGGTTACCTCCATCCCGGTCTCCAGCCCGAGCGGGCCCTGGCCGCCGCCCTCGCCCGGGCCAGCCGCCGGCCGGGGGCGTGGGGGAGGCCGCCCACCGACGGGCTGCCCGAGCTGCGCGCCTGGTTCGCCCGCGAGATCGGCTCCACGCTCACCGGGGCCGACGTCCTGATCACCGCCGGTGGCCAGAGCGCCCTGGCCACCGCGCTGCGCGCGCTCGCCCCGCCCGGAGCCCCCGTCCTCGTCGAATCGCCCACCTACCCGGGCATGCTGGCCGCCGCCCGCGCCACAGGTCTGCGGCCGGTCCCCGTGCCGGTGGACGCCGACGGGGTCCGGCCCGAGCTGCTGGAGGCCGCGTTCCGGGCCACCGGAGCCAGGGTCTTCGTCTGCCAGCCGCTCTTCCAGAACCCGACGGGCGTGGTCCTCGCCCCGGACCGGCGCGCGCGGATCGTGCGGGCCGCCCGTGCGGCGGGCGCGTTCGTCGTCGAGGACGACTTCGCCCGCCGTCTCGTCCACGCGGACGCCGGCCCGCTGCCCGAGCCCCTGGCGGCCCACGACCCGGACGGTGTCGTCGTCCATGTGCGCTCCCTCACCAAGGCCACGTCGCCGAGCCTGCGCGTCGGTGCCCTCGCTGCCCGTGGCCCCGTTCTCGAACGGCTGCGCGCCATCCAGGTCGTCGACAGCTTCTTCGTCCCGCGCCCGGTCCAGGAGGCGGCGCTCGAACTCGTCGGCTCCCCGTCCTGGGAGCGCCATCTCCGCACCGTGGCCGCCGAGCTCGGCAGTCGCCGCACCGCGATGACGGCGGCGGTGCGCACCGGGCTCCCCGAACTCGCCCTGCCGCACGTGCCGTCGGGCGGCGGCAGCATCTGGCTCAGGCTCCCCGGTCCGGTGGCGGGCGAACCCGCCCTCGTCGCCGCCGCCCTGCGGGCCGGGGTCGCCGTCGCGCCCGGCCGCCCGTACCACTGCGCCGAGCCGCCCGCCGCGCACATCAGACTGAGCTTCGCGGCCGTGTCGGGCGCCGCGGAGATCGCCGAGGGGGTGCGCAGGCTACGCACGGCGGTCGACGAACTGCCGGGGCCGGGCGATAGCCTCCCCGGGTGAACGACGACGAGACCGCCGAGAGGCGCCACGAGATCTCCGACGACCCCGCACGGCTGGACGTGGCCCGCATCCACCGCTGGCTGTCCACGGACGCCTACTGGGCCCTGGGTCGCACCCGGGAGCACCAGGAACGCATGATCGCGGGATCGCTCAACTTCGGTGCGTACGAGGCGGATTCGGGTGAGCAGGCCGCCTATGCCCGGGTGGTCACCGACCACGCCTCCTTCGCATGGATATGCGATGTGTACGTCGACCCCGGGGCGCGCGGTCACGGCCTCGGCACCCGGCTCGTCACCACCGTCCGGGACGAACTGGCCCCGCTGGGCGTACGCAGATTCCTGCTCGCGACCAAGGACGCCCACGGGGTGTACGCGAAGCTCGGTTTCACGCCACTGCCCGAGCCCGGCATGTGGATGTCCCTCCAGACGGGCTGAGGCCGGGTGAACGCGCTTTCCGTCCCGCCCTCTTGACCGGCGGGGCGGCCGGCCCCACGATCGCGCCCATGAGTGTTCGGGTGTCCCTGGTCGCCGCAGCGCGCAGCTCCGCCCTTCTCGCCGAGCGTTTCGACGACGACCGGCCGCTCGACCACGAGGGCTGGCGCGAGGTCCAGCTCGCCGCCCACACCCTGGTCCGCCTCGGCGGCGCCGAGTTGCGCTACTGCTCACCGACACCACGCAGCCGCGCCACCGGTGACGCCCTCGGCTTCGCCCCGCTCGTCCAGCCCGCCCTGCGCGACTGCGACATGGGCCGCTGGCGGGGGCTCACCCTTGCCGAGGTCGCCGCGCGCGAGCCGGCGGGTGTGGGCGCCTGGCTCGCCGATCCGCGCTCCGCCCCGCACGGCGGCGAATCCCTGCTCGCCTTCATCACCAGGGTCGGCGGCTGGCTCGACACCAGGCCGGTCCAGGACGGCGCCGTCGTCGCCGTCGCCGAACCCGCCGTCGTGCGCGCGGCCCTGGTCTACGCCCTCCAGGCCCCGCCGTCGACGTACTGGAACGTCGACGTCCGCCCCCTCTCCTCCGTGACGATCACCGGACTGCCCGGGCGGTGGAGCCTCAGCCTCGAAGCCGTACCGCGCTGACCCGGTCACCCGGCCGAAGGAACGGGGTGTACGGCGGCTTCCCGCCAGTCCGACCAGTCGGTATGGTGCATGGCACCGAGACGAGGAGAGAGCCCGTGCCGCACATCCAAGGCCACTGCGACGACCGGTTCGCCGCGGTACGCGACGCGTTCGCGGCGAACTTCGCCGAGCGCGACGAGCTGGGCGCGGCGGTCACCGTCCTGCTCGACGGACATCCGGTGGTGGACCTCTGGGGCGGCTGGGCCGACGGGGCGAGGACCAGGCCCTGGGAACGGGACACCGTGGTCAACGTCTGGTCAACGACGAAGGGCCCGACCGCGCTCTGCGCCCACATCCTCGCCGACCGCGGACTCCTGGACCTGGACGCCCCGGTCGCCGCCTACTGGCCCGAATTCGCCGCCGAGGGCAAGGAGTCCGTGCGCGTCCGCCACCTGCTCTCGCACCGCTCGGGCGTCGCCGGTCTGCGTGACCCGCACACCCTGGCCGAGCTCTACGACTGGGAGCTCACCACGGCCCGCCTCGCGGCCACCGAGCCCTGGTGGGAGCCGGGCACCCGCTCCGGATACCACGCGATCACTTACGGCTTCCTGGTCGGCGAGGTCGTCCGCCGGATCACCGGTCTGCTGCCCGGGGAGTTCCTGCGCCAGGAGGTCACCGGACCTCTCGGGATCGACTTCACGGTGGGCCTGCCGGAGAAGGACGCGGACCGGGTCGCCGAACTCGTCCAGCCGAAGGACGTCTCCCGCGAACAGGCCGCCCTCTTCGCCCGGATGGAGCCGGTGGCCATCGCCTCCCTGCTCAACCCGGGCACCGGCACGGCCGCCGCCAACACCCCGGAGTGGCGGGCCGCCGAGATCCCCGCGGCCAACGGCCACGGCACCGCCCGCGCCGTCGCGTCCCTGTACGGCATCCTCGCCGGGCGCGGCAGCCTCGACGGCAGGCGGATCCTCTCCGAGGAGGCTGCCGAGCGGGTGCGCGAGGGACAGGGCAGCTGCCGGGACCTCGTGCTGGGCGCGGGCTTCACCCACGAGACCGAGCTGGGACTCGGCCTCTGGCTGAGCGGGCCGAACGGCTCGTACGGCCCCAACCCGCGTGCCGTGGGCCACGACGGGGCAGGCGGTTCCTGCGGCCTCGCCGACCCGGAAGCCGGGATCGCCCTCGGCTACGTCATGAACCGCATGGGCCCGAACATCGCCGACGACCCCCGCAAGATGGCCCTGGTCGACGCGGTGTACGGCTCCCTGTGAGCCGCGGTCAGTAGCCGGCCGGGCGCACCAGCCCCGACTCGTAGGCATACACCGCGGCCTGCGTCCGGTCGCGCAGACCCAGTTTCACCAGGATCCGGCTCACATGGGTCTTCACGGTCTGCTCCGCCACCACCAGCCGTACCGCGATCTCCGCGTTCGACAGGCCCTGCGCGATCAGCGACAGCACCTCGGTCTCGCGTTCCGTGAGATCCCCGACGCGCTCCCTGACGGGGGCGCGGGGGCCGGAACTGACCCGCGAGAACTCGGCGATCAGACGCTTGGTGATGTTCGGGGCGAGCAGGGCGTCCCCCGCCGCCACCACCCGCACGGCCTGCGCGAGTTCGGCGGCGGAGGCGTCCTTCAGCAGGAACCCGGAGGCGCCCGCGCGCAGCGCCTCGTACACGTACTCGTCCAGGTCGAAGGTGGTCAGCACGAGGACCCGGACGGTGGTGCCGGGTGCCTCGGTGAGACGCCGGGTGGCGTCGATGCCGCCGAGCCGGGGCATCCGTATGTCCATCAGGACGACGTCGGGGGTGAGTTCGGCCGCCATGGTGAGTGCGTCCAGACCGTCCACCGCCTGGCCGACGACCTCGATGCCGGGTTCGGCGTTCAGCAGCACGGTGAAGCCCTGACGCACCATCATCTGGTCGTCGGCGATCAGCACTCGGATGGTCATGCGGGGTCCTCCAGGGGGAGCGTCGCCAGTACTTCGTAACCAC
The DNA window shown above is from Streptomyces sp. Alt3 and carries:
- a CDS encoding aminotransferase-like domain-containing protein, with the translated sequence MHERSSVSELARSLRSEVNRYSPGEKLPSSRALVERFRVSPVTVSRAVSQLVSEGLVVTRPGSGAFRAETDAAAPAPGDTSWQEVSLSGDGGPEVVPRTVDASGVLVTLAAPPPGVIEFNGGYLHPGLQPERALAAALARASRRPGAWGRPPTDGLPELRAWFAREIGSTLTGADVLITAGGQSALATALRALAPPGAPVLVESPTYPGMLAAARATGLRPVPVPVDADGVRPELLEAAFRATGARVFVCQPLFQNPTGVVLAPDRRARIVRAARAAGAFVVEDDFARRLVHADAGPLPEPLAAHDPDGVVVHVRSLTKATSPSLRVGALAARGPVLERLRAIQVVDSFFVPRPVQEAALELVGSPSWERHLRTVAAELGSRRTAMTAAVRTGLPELALPHVPSGGGSIWLRLPGPVAGEPALVAAALRAGVAVAPGRPYHCAEPPAAHIRLSFAAVSGAAEIAEGVRRLRTAVDELPGPGDSLPG
- a CDS encoding GNAT family N-acetyltransferase, yielding MNDDETAERRHEISDDPARLDVARIHRWLSTDAYWALGRTREHQERMIAGSLNFGAYEADSGEQAAYARVVTDHASFAWICDVYVDPGARGHGLGTRLVTTVRDELAPLGVRRFLLATKDAHGVYAKLGFTPLPEPGMWMSLQTG
- a CDS encoding histidine phosphatase family protein, producing the protein MSVRVSLVAAARSSALLAERFDDDRPLDHEGWREVQLAAHTLVRLGGAELRYCSPTPRSRATGDALGFAPLVQPALRDCDMGRWRGLTLAEVAAREPAGVGAWLADPRSAPHGGESLLAFITRVGGWLDTRPVQDGAVVAVAEPAVVRAALVYALQAPPSTYWNVDVRPLSSVTITGLPGRWSLSLEAVPR
- a CDS encoding serine hydrolase domain-containing protein, encoding MVHGTETRREPVPHIQGHCDDRFAAVRDAFAANFAERDELGAAVTVLLDGHPVVDLWGGWADGARTRPWERDTVVNVWSTTKGPTALCAHILADRGLLDLDAPVAAYWPEFAAEGKESVRVRHLLSHRSGVAGLRDPHTLAELYDWELTTARLAATEPWWEPGTRSGYHAITYGFLVGEVVRRITGLLPGEFLRQEVTGPLGIDFTVGLPEKDADRVAELVQPKDVSREQAALFARMEPVAIASLLNPGTGTAAANTPEWRAAEIPAANGHGTARAVASLYGILAGRGSLDGRRILSEEAAERVREGQGSCRDLVLGAGFTHETELGLGLWLSGPNGSYGPNPRAVGHDGAGGSCGLADPEAGIALGYVMNRMGPNIADDPRKMALVDAVYGSL
- a CDS encoding response regulator codes for the protein MTIRVLIADDQMMVRQGFTVLLNAEPGIEVVGQAVDGLDALTMAAELTPDVVLMDIRMPRLGGIDATRRLTEAPGTTVRVLVLTTFDLDEYVYEALRAGASGFLLKDASAAELAQAVRVVAAGDALLAPNITKRLIAEFSRVSSGPRAPVRERVGDLTERETEVLSLIAQGLSNAEIAVRLVVAEQTVKTHVSRILVKLGLRDRTQAAVYAYESGLVRPAGY